ttcattaccgatgttattaaatttaaatattttggtCGTTTCTTAATTAAATAGTCAACAGAAAGATGATGTGGTCTTTTTCTAATtgatataatgataaatttagttctACATGTTTTGTCAATTGAATTCTAATTTTGAGAAGTTTAGCTCTTAAtgtttacatattttatcaatttaatttttactattaaaatctaaaaaacaaaaattttaaaatgattaaaaatacaaaatatatacaaaattagaaaaatacataaatattattttaaaaaattaaagtttctGTTCTGGCTTTTCATTAATTAATGATAAGAACACTCTGTATTGAAGGAAGTATTTGGGCATAGGTTAGGGAAGGAAAACAAGAGTTTATGTGGGTATTTCAACACTGCTCTATAACATTATAGTTGGTTAGATTTgtgaaaaacaaaaaataaactaaaatatgaaGATCAGACACTGGTTGAGTTGTTGGGAATCTACTATTGTTCCTAATAATATCTGTATCATGCTCTTGATTGTGGGGGCTTCGACAGTTGCAACCCAAAGCTATTGTTTTGAGGGCCCAATGGTGTTGAGAACGGCTACAATATTCAGTTGAACTACTAACACATGGGGTTTTTATTTAATTGTGCTACTGACAGAGACGTATTTATGGAGCCCATGTTTCATCACTATTCAATTCCTTAACACTTCACCTAAACCCATCACCTTCATTTATTTCCTTCATCTCCCTTGTGCTATCCAATCTTTGTCTTGTGCTACTTCATACTTTGGGGTAAATTATATTACTTATCAATTTATGTTTTGGTCACATAAATTTAAAAtgcatttaaaattttttgtttaagTTATTAGGCTGTTAAGATCGTCACTTTATGATCTTCTTTATTTATATTGCTGAACCCAATTAAAAACTCTCATATCCTCCTCTAcagtttaactttttttttcttttatgaaaTAGTTTTCAATATTACGAATCTGTAAATCAAAATCTGAACAACTTTATTCTTCAATTTCCAACAGTAATCATCAAATCAACTTGAATCTATGGTACATTGTTCTATTCATCAATAGATATTGTTCCATATTATTGTTCGTTAAATTGTCACTTGGAGCTCATCAACCATacttttgaaagaaagaaaaaagaacaacctaatgacttaaataaaaatttccgAATAGTTCAATAACTATTCGGtaactatttcataattttctaaAGTTGAGTGATCAATATGTAAAcatactaataatttagtgacatctTTTAAGGGTatatattaaacatatatattaacATAACTATAAAATAACTTCTTCTTTTTTGTTATCttgaatttctttaaacaatctTTTTagaaattccaaaaaaaaaaaaagtatgatGCTCGTAAATTTTGCTTTGACATTTTAGCAAATTTTAGTAGCCAAATGGAATTTTTGGTCTTTGAAGTATACGCAAATGGAGGACAAAGTAGTGCATTTAAAGCTTATTTTAATGGGGTTGACTCCATTAATCCAATACAATGTGTAAAGCTCTTTAAGGCATCGAATCTGCATATGACGATTGAAAACAACATcttttacaatatatatataaaatataaaatggaGCAAATACCCACTAAGACtactttaaaatgaaataaattaaaatattggattatataaattttaatgtaATATTTGTGTATAAATGCTTGTGTAAATAAAGATGTGAAGTTCAAAAACTTTTTTACATATTTtaacctatttttattttatttttcattttgtgaATGTGTCAAAAAAAAACTCgtttaaataaacaaacaaagccTTAATAAATGGGTTCTCTATATACCTACTCATGGGTCGGGCTACACGGCCCGGCCCGAATGCTCGCCTAAAATGtcggagggtttgggcaaaaatatagaccccaaaatgggcttggacaaaaaaatgagGTCCGGCCTATGGTAAGGTATTTTTGGCCCGAGTTCGGGTCTGGCCCGGCCtgaattcactaaatgacaaaaaaattctgctattttttttatttttgcatgttattttcttattattttttctctattttgctaccatattaCTATTAGTTGCTCCTATTTTGtcattattatttggatattgtataaaacttattttattattaattttgttattattttaaaggcatttgttaattttattattattttagaggtatttgcttgttaagttgcatctatcttagtgttatttaagtctatatattttttaaaatttattttcaatttgttagaaaatatttattttgattttttagtatttttgatgtattatatatatatttaaaaattatataaaataatataaaaataaatactgagcgggtcgggtcgggcccgggttttagtatttttatttgagtcgggcttgggtaaaattttaagccTATTTTTTGGGCCCGGCCCAACCCGAGCCCAATGAATggacctaaatttttagttgagtcCAGCCCGAACTCGACGCAACCcgacccatgatcacctctagttctgtacttttttttttaaaattaatttcactCTTATAGTTtgatttttctaactttttactttttaaaatatgtatttttatttttaagatcaattttatttattaattttgtcAAATAACAAGACAAGGTTTATTTTCTTAGCATATGATGACTTGACATTATGACCTTTTTTGTATGGTTAAATATTTTTGCACATTTATAtgtcatatcaccgtatattaaAAAATAGTGatgttaaattatttaataaaattaatgaaaaaagtTGATCTTATAATTAAAAACGCGTAGTACAGTATAGGATTGTGATCTGTTTAATTTTGTTTGGTTTTTCTCCATTTTTCCATAATAATTTTGAGTCTTGGATCTTATTTTAACCAAATAGATTGGGTTTATAATTTTGGACATTatttagtaaaatttaaaaataaattcaaaatttttctaaaagataatttttcaagtaaataaaaatcattaataaattttatatagtatatataaattatttttattactttaaatataaaatatttatttcttaaatcataaaaacagaaattaataaaaaaaaacatattacaaCAGTTGTATACAATTGAActagagaaagagagagagagtaaAATCGTAAGCAGTGTGAAATGGGAGGAAAGATATGAGGCACGGCATTTGAGCCGTGTTGCATGCTGACAGGACAGGACGTATCACATTAAGGCCCAACAAGCCACGTTAGGCCTCCTGGGCCCTACTCCCCACTCTTTCCCCCTAATCATAGCCGTTCATTATTCTCTTGATGGGTCCCCTTGTAATTATTAATCTTCCCTTTTCCACGACACTATATTTTCCCATCTCTTTTTCTCCAATCATTTTATTAACagcgatatatatatatttttgaagttTACCAACATTATTTTAAATGGGTTAGATATAAGTAGGTTTAATTAttgttttttaaatataattaataatgaTAGCAAATGAGATGTCGGCTCAGTATTTAAGTTTGAGATTTATCATGCACAATTTCATGTATAGGTTTTGAAGTCTTTTTATGTTCGGTTGTTATTAGTAGATTTAGTCTAATTAATTTAGTTAGATTGTTGGCTTTAGTCTATGAATTTATAtcaattcttaatttttttttgtgatgTATTGATTTGATTCTGTATTCTAGTTGCTCAGACTATCCATTTTAATAATTTGATAGGAGCTTCGGAATGATAATATTAGTGGACACGTCGAcaacaaaaataatttatatgagtttaaatttttttaagtggATGAGTATAACTTTTATTGCTTATTATATTAATAAGTTGACATTAAAAAAcaagttttcatttttaaaataatagaggtttttttttcatttgaactATTCAACGTACtaaaaaaagtaattttaattaattaataataaataaaatcatatcaatgatcatttttatttttaaaatcgcTAACATCATAGTTAATTGTTTTTAGTATTAGTGTACACATCTAAATTGAATCAAATTCTAACTTCAattctcaattttttttaaaatttatttttaatatatttacataatttttcaGGAAGTGTCATTGTTTTATCTTTTTCAAACTCATAATTAGTGTGAAGAAATTCATCTTGAATTACactttcattttaatttaaactattcaatttaattaataagaaatatcatattattttaaattatgattatgaaataaaataataaactagGAATTGTTTCCGTTGACTTCTACATGACATGAATTGTTATTTATAAAAATCTTAAGGAATAAACAATTTGATCCTTTTGATCTTATAGTCTAAATAATTTGATTACCAAATTAATCGTATGTTTGGTTAATGCGACATTGTTAATCATTCTTTTCTGTTTTCCGTCTTAGAGAGTAAGATACGGGTAAATTATATCATTGGCCATTAAATTATGAGTAAGTTTTCGTTTTTggtcatttaattaaaaaaattactttttagttactgaattatttaaaagtttttatttaaaccaTTAGGTTGTTAAAATACTATATAGCTTTCTCGATTCGTATTGCTTGTATCAATCGAAAgctctcttttcccttctcttctatagttcattttattttcataaaacaACTTTAGAGGTTATGAATCTACAAACTAAAATTCAAACGGTCTTTTTCTCCTATCTTTGATACTGATAGTCAAATTAATTTGAATCTAAGACATGTTCTTCTACTCGTTAATGAGTATTGATTCATTATACTGATTGTCGAATTGTCACTTGGAGTTTACTGAGATAACTTTTAAAAAAACTTAATAGTTCAATaatcaaattgtaattttttaattaaatgataaaaaaacttacatataatttaataattaatcgtATAGTTTACCCGAAAAATATTTGTAGAAAAAAACAAAGGCAATGAACAGCAATGCGAATCAAGATGAATTCCAATAAGCTCCACGCATAAAGATCAGAAATTAGTTTTAGAAAGTATGGTAAGAAgagtttttaatatttaatttaataatatttttaattactaaaaaAGGCACTAGCAAAATCTAGAAAACCTTCGAGAGTGCCTTCAGATGAAGTTATTTATGTAATTTTGGggtgagaaagaaaaagaagaaagaaatgagACAAGCTTGGTTGGGTGTGTCTATTTGAAGTCTAGTGGTCACTCTCAGACAGATACACATAGATGTTCAGCCTCTTCTTCTTACAGGGTTTTCAGACTGCAAATATCTTCTTTCTAAGTATTGGAATCCTTGATGTTGAAAAAAACAAAACCAGCTTTGACAAATTTTAGGTTGCTGTTTGTCTCCTCTATATCTAATTTCAAGTTTCCTTGATTCAAAACTGAAAGCTACAACTCTTTCTTTTGGTTGTTTAGAATTGATTTTTGTAAAAGGCTTCATATTTCTTATTATTATCTTCGTCTTCCAGTTCCAATATATTTGTGTGAAaacagaaaagaagaagaagaaaataaccTTCCTTTTTTGTCTTGTTTCAAAGTTTAACCAACCACCCTTTTCGCCACTTCACAAACTTTATCAGCTTTTCAACtccttgaagaagaagaaaaaagccTCAAAATTCAACCCAAATTCTCCATAGAAACGAAACTTTATCTTCAAATTCAATCAAGCAGTGAGGGTTTGAGGTGTGGAGTATTTAAAATGCAAGACCCAACGGGCTTTCACCAAATGAAAGCGCCGGCTTTTCAAGAGCAAGAGCAGCAGCAGCTGAAATGCCCCCGCTGTGACTCAACCAACACCAAATTCTGTTACTACAACAACTATAACTTGTCTCAGCCCCGCCATTTCTGCAAGAACTGCCGCCGTTACTGGACTAAAGGCGGCGCCCTCCGTAACATACCCGTCGGTGGCGGCACCCGTAAGGGCACCAAACGCTCCTCCTCCTCCACCAACAAACCTAAGCGCCAACCCAACCCCTCTCCAGACCCCACCCCAAACCAAAAAATCCCTGATCCCTCTCCGCCGCCGCcgaaatcatcatcatcatcgatGTTTCCCCAGCAGATTGTTTTGAACTCGGGGGCTCAGAATTCGGACTCGGATATCGACTCGACCCGGATGTATCTGTTGCCGGTTGATCATCAAGATGGGAAGATGATGGATATCGGCGGGAGCTTCAGCTCGCTGTTGGCTTCGACTGGGCAGTTTGGAAACCTCCTAGAAGGGTTTAATTCAAATGGGTCGGGTTTAAAAACGCTGAATCATTTTGGAGGGAATTTCGATTCGGGTTGTGAAATGGATCAGAATTCGGGTCGGGACCCGCTATTCGGAGAGAGCAGTAAAAACGGAGAGAGTTATTTGGATGTACAGGGCGGTAGGGATACAAGTTGTTGGAGTGGCGATAGCAATGGCTGGCCAGATCTTTCTATTTACACTCCAGGTTCAAGTTTACGGAGATAGAAATTACATTcgcctattttaaaattttataaataaattaaatcttTATTGTACTCACACATagattttcatatttaatttgTGCACCAATAAAAAGTTTACTATTTCAGATTTTATTTGGCACgaaacaaatatgaatatttacatAAATgagaaatgattgtatgaaacagtgacgtCACGTTAtctgtatttatttttaatagtttcaagaattgttttattattttaataaaaaatactttttaatgatttttgcactgttttataatttatttaaatagatGGTGTACACTTTTGAATAAACTGAAAACATTTAAAATGGTTTTTTTGTTGTCGTATTAATCACACATGTCTTAAAATGatgtaaaattaataatttcttaataacataaattataggtcttattcatttaaaattatttaccaGACC
The Gossypium arboreum isolate Shixiya-1 chromosome 10, ASM2569848v2, whole genome shotgun sequence genome window above contains:
- the LOC108488569 gene encoding dof zinc finger protein DOF3.1, with the protein product MQDPTGFHQMKAPAFQEQEQQQLKCPRCDSTNTKFCYYNNYNLSQPRHFCKNCRRYWTKGGALRNIPVGGGTRKGTKRSSSSTNKPKRQPNPSPDPTPNQKIPDPSPPPPKSSSSSMFPQQIVLNSGAQNSDSDIDSTRMYLLPVDHQDGKMMDIGGSFSSLLASTGQFGNLLEGFNSNGSGLKTLNHFGGNFDSGCEMDQNSGRDPLFGESSKNGESYLDVQGGRDTSCWSGDSNGWPDLSIYTPGSSLRR